A genomic segment from Cuculus canorus isolate bCucCan1 chromosome 18, bCucCan1.pri, whole genome shotgun sequence encodes:
- the NPTX1 gene encoding neuronal pentraxin-1, which translates to MAAGPRLVLPALLLALLCLRGRGQGPGFGQTRFVCTSVPLDGDMCAASAPGGGSAEELRSTVLQLRETVLQQKETIMNQKDTIRELTAKLGRCESQSVLEPGDSKGGGAGRKGAFAKNTMGDLSRAPAAETLSQLGQTLQSLKTRLENLEQFSRMNSSSQTNNLKDILQNKIDDLEKQVLSRVNSLEEGKFNPKNESEERGKIESTLTSLHQRISDLEKGQKDNRPPDRFQLTFPLRTNYMYAKVKKSLPEMYAFSVCMWIKSSASPGMGTPFSYAVPGQANELVLIEWGNNPMEILINDKVAKLPFVINDGKWHHICVTWTTRDGVWEAYQDGTQTGNGENLAPYHPIKPQGVLVLGQEQDTLGGGFDATQAFVGELAHFNMWDRKLSPGEVYSLATCSTRALTGNVIAWAEANIDIYGGATKWTFEACRQLN; encoded by the exons ATGGCCGCGGGGCCGCGGCTCGTCCTGCCGGCGCTGCTGCTGGCGCTGCTCTGCCTGCGCGGCCGCGGGCAGGGACCGGGCTTCGGGCAGACGCGCTTCGTCTGCACCTCGGTACCGCTCGACGGGGACATGTGCGCCGCCTCGGCGCCGGGCGGCGGCTCCGCCGAGGAGCTGCGGAGCACGGTGCTGCAGCTGCGGGAGACggtgctgcagcagaaggagaCCATCATGAACCAGAAGGACACCATCCGCGAGCTGACGGCCAAGCTGGGGCGCTGCGAGAGCCAGAGCGTGCTGGAGCCCGGCGACTCCAagggcggcggggcgggcagGAAAGGCGCCTTCGCCAAGAACACCATGGGCGACCTGTCCCGGGCTCCGGCCGCGGAGACCCTCAGCCAGCTGGGGCAGACGCTGCAGTCCCTCAAAACCAGGCTGGAGAACCTGGAG CAATTCAGCAGGATGAACTCCTCCAGCCAGACCAACAACCTGAAGGACATCCTGCAGAACAAAATCGACGACCTGGAGAAGCAGGTGCTGTCCCGGGTGAACAGCTTAGAAGAGGGGAAGTTCAACCCCAAGAACGAGTCCGAGGAGCGCGGCAAGATCGAGAGCACCCTCACGTCACTGCACCAGCGCATCAGCGACCTGGAGAAAG GCCAGAAGGACAACCGGCCCCCGGACAGGTTCCAGCTCACCTTCCCGCTGCGCACCAACTACATGTACGCCAAGGTGAAGAAGAGCCTGCCAGAGATGTACGCCTTCAGCGTCTGCATGTGGATCAAGTCCAGCGCCTCCCCTGGCATGGGCACCCCCTTTTCTTACGCTGTGCCCGGGCAGGCTAATGAGCTGGTGTTGATTGAGTGGGGCAACAACCCCATGGAGATCCTCATCAATGACAAG GTGGCCAAACTGCCATTTGTCATCAACGACGGCAAGTGGCACCACATCTGTGTCACCTGGACCACACGGGATGGCGTGTGGGAAGCCTACCAGGATGGCACACAAACTGGCAACGGCGAGAACTTGGCACCCTACCATCCCATCAAGCCCCAGGGTGTCCTGGTCTTGGGCCAGGAGCAG GACACACTGGGCGGTGGATTCGATGCCACACAGGCCTTCGTGGGGGAACTGGCCCACTTCAACATGTGGGACAGGaagctgagccctggggaggtGTACAGCCTGGCCACCTGCAGCACCCGTGCGCTCACCGGCAATGTCATCgcctgggctgaggccaacatCGACATCTACGGCGGGGCCACCAAATGGACTTTTGAGGCCTGTCGCCAGCTCAACTAG